Part of the Longimicrobium sp. genome is shown below.
GGCGGCCAGGGCGCGCTCCACCTCGTCCGCGTTGTGCGCCTCCACCAGCGCGTCCATCCCCATCTCGTGGATCTGCGCGTGAAGCTCGCGCAGGAGCTCGTCGTCCAGGATGCGCACGATCAGCAGCACCGCGTCCGCGCCCGCGCCGCGCGCCTCCCACAGCTGCAGCGGATCGATGATGAAGTCCTTGCGGATGACGGGGAGCGCGACGGCGGACGCCACGCTGCGCAGCGCGTCCAGGTCGCCGCCGAAGTACTCGCGGTCGGTGAGCACGGACACCGCCGCCGCCCCGCCCTGCTGGTACGCGCGGGCGACCCCGGCCGGATCTGCGCCGGGGCGGATCTCGCCCGCGGAGGGGGAGCGGCGCTTGACCTCGGCCAGCAGGCGCACCTCGCCGGGCCGGCGCAGCGCCGTGGCGAAGCCTCGCGGCGGGGGAGCGTCGGCCGCGCGGGAGCGCAGCTCAGGCCCGGTTCCGGCTAGGCTGCGCAGCTCCTCGCGCTTGGTGCTGACGATGCGGTCCAGGATGTTTGAGATCACTGAAAATCGATTGCTTGCGCTTCGGTTTGCGTTCGGGTATATTGCTTCGGTGCCTGTTCGGATGCAACCCCGAATCAACAGCCGGAGGCGCAATGGCGCTCACGAAGAAGCAGCGGCAGATCCTGGACTACGTCGAATCCTTCGTGGAGACGAACGGGTACTCCCCGAGCTACGAGGAGATTGCGGAGCACTTCCAATACTCCTCGCTGGCGACCGTCCACGAGCATCTCACCAATCTGGAGCAAAAGGGCTTCCTGCGGAAGAACTACAACAAGAGCCGGTCTCTTGAAGTGGTCCGCGCGGACCTGCACGCTCCAGCCATCGAGCTTCCCCTGATGGGCACCGTCGCGGCGGGTCTCCCGCTGGAGGTGACGGACGGCCTGCAGGAGACGGTCACGGTTCCCCACGACATGGTGCGGCGCGGCAACAACTACGTCCTCCGCGTCAAGGGCGACTCCATGATCGACGAGCAGATCCGCGACGGCGACTACATCATCGTCAACTCCCGCCAGACGGCCGACAACGGGGAGATGGTGGTGGCGCTGGTCTCGGACGGGACGGTGGGCGGCTCCGCCACGGTCAAGAAGTTCTACCGGGAGAAGGACGGCAAGGTGCGCCTGCAGCCGGCCAACCCCACCATGGAGCCGATGTACTTCCCGGCGGATGCGGTGCAGATCCAGGGGATCGTGGTCGGCGTCATCCGTAAGTACTGATCCCGTGCCGGCCCGTGCCCGCCGCCCGTTCCTCCGCGCCCGTGCGCGGCGGCTGGGCGGGCTGGCCAGGTCCGCGGTGCGGCCCAACCATTCCTTAGGAGCGACGACGATGAAGGACGCGCAGCCGGTGCCGTTCGTGGTGGGGCGGATCTCCAAGGAGGGCCGCCGCATGATGGTGCTCGACCCGGCGACCCCCCCGCCGATCCCCGGCCCCTGGGACCTGCGCGCGGTCTTTACGCTGTAGATCTCGGGGTGCGGTGAACGTGCGCCCCCGCCTGGACCTCGGTCCGGGCGGGGGCGCTTGTGTTTGTGGTGCAACACCGGGCGCGGCGACGCCGGGGGATGAACGCCGGGGCGCCGGGCGCAACAACATCGGGGGCCGCAACACCGGGGGCTGAACGCCGGGGGCCGCAACACCGGGGGCTGAAGCCCCCGGCTGGAACTACGGGAAGACCGCTGAAGCGGTCTCGGACCGCGGCACTCGTTGTAATTGTCAACCTGAGCGACGCGCTTCTCCGTCCTCTCCCCTGGGCCTGCCTCTGGCGCGGAGCGAAGGATCTACTGTGCGTGCCGAGAGGCCGGCGGGACGAGCCGATCCCGAGGACGCGCGACTCAGCTCTCCAGTTAGACCGCGCCGCTCGTGCGAGGTTCCGTCCGTCGTCTCCA
Proteins encoded:
- the trpC gene encoding indole-3-glycerol phosphate synthase TrpC, translated to MISNILDRIVSTKREELRSLAGTGPELRSRAADAPPPRGFATALRRPGEVRLLAEVKRRSPSAGEIRPGADPAGVARAYQQGGAAAVSVLTDREYFGGDLDALRSVASAVALPVIRKDFIIDPLQLWEARGAGADAVLLIVRILDDELLRELHAQIHEMGMDALVEAHNADEVERALAAGATLLGINNRDLDTFVTDLDLSMRLAGAVPAGVTLVAESGIRAAADVDRLGAAGVDAILVGESLMRQEDLRAAAAALAGRPKVERA
- the lexA gene encoding transcriptional repressor LexA, which translates into the protein MALTKKQRQILDYVESFVETNGYSPSYEEIAEHFQYSSLATVHEHLTNLEQKGFLRKNYNKSRSLEVVRADLHAPAIELPLMGTVAAGLPLEVTDGLQETVTVPHDMVRRGNNYVLRVKGDSMIDEQIRDGDYIIVNSRQTADNGEMVVALVSDGTVGGSATVKKFYREKDGKVRLQPANPTMEPMYFPADAVQIQGIVVGVIRKY